A genomic region of Glycine max cultivar Williams 82 chromosome 15, Glycine_max_v4.0, whole genome shotgun sequence contains the following coding sequences:
- the LOC100806035 gene encoding uncharacterized protein — MPLYTKFLKDLLMKKGKYINNESIVVEGNCSSVIQRILPQKFNNPGSVTIPCFIGDVSVGKALIDIGESINLMPLSMCQRIGNLRIASTRMTLQLADCSITRSYGVVEDVFVKVRQFTFPMDFEIMDIEKDFDIPLITAKPLTLTAKCVEDMGNGNLEMSMEDQKVIFNLFEAIKHPSDNKACFKVEAIEKEANLTVQHLTFHSPLEKALINAVDCLTNEEEKDLRDRVADLDWLKEVPSRE; from the coding sequence ATGCCTCTATATACAAAGTTTCTGAAGGACCTGCTCATGAAGAAAGGCAAATACATCAACAATGAGAGCATCGTGGTGGAAGGTAACTGTAGTTCTGTTATCCAGAGGATTCTACCACAGAAGTTCAACAACCCAGGAAGTGTAACCATCCCATGCTTTATTGGGGACGTGTCAGTGGGTAAAGCTCTCATTGATATAGGGGAAAGCATCAATCTGATGCCCCTATCTATGTGTCAGAGGATTGGGAATCTAAGAATTGCTTCCACCAGGATGACACTTCAACTAGCAGACTGCTCCATCACAAGATCATATGGTGTAGTTGAAGACGTCTTTGTTAAGGTTCGCCAATTCACTTTTCCGATGGACTTTGAGATCATGGATATAGAAAAGGACTTTGATATTCCTCTGATAACTGCCAAACCACTCACGCTTACTGCAAAATGTGTCGAGGACATGGGGAATGGCAACTTGGAGATGAGCATGGAAGATCAAAAAGTCATCTTCAACCTGTTCGAAGCAATAAAGCACCCCAGTGACAATAAAGCTTGCTTCAAGGTGGAGGCAATAGAGAAAGAAGCCAATCTCACTGTGCAGCACTTGACCTTTCACTCCCCATTGGAGAAGGCCCTTATAAATGCTGTTGATTGCTTGACAAATGAGGAAGAAAAGGATCTTAGAGACCGTGTGGCGGACTTAGACTGGTTGAAGGAGGTTCCCTCAAGGGAGTAG
- the LOC102659789 gene encoding uncharacterized protein, with protein MVEGNCSVVIQRILPQKFKDPKSVTIPCSIGVVSVGKALIDLGASINLKSLSMCRRIGNLRITPTRMTLQLVNHSITRPYGVVEDVLVKVRQFTFLVDFVIMDIEEDFEIPLILGRPFMLKTKCIVDIGNGNLEMSVEDQKVIFNLFEAIKHLVAIKPASKWKQLSKRLTLLCKA; from the coding sequence ATGGTAGAAGGGAACTGTAGTGTTGTTATTCAGAGAATCCTACCACAAAAATTCAAAGACCCTAAAAGTGTGACCATCCCTTGTTCTATAGGGGTTGTATCTGTGGGTAAGGCTCTCATTGATTTGGGGGCAAGCATTAATTTGAAGTCTCTTTCCATGTGCCGGCGGATTGGAAACCTGAGGATTACTCCCACTAGGATGACACTTCAACTAGTAAACCACTCCATCACGAGGCCTTATGGTGTAGTTGAAGACGTTCTAGTCAAAGTTCGCCAATTCACAttcttggttgattttgtaatTATGGATATAGAGGAGGACTTTGAGATCCCCTTGATTTTGGGTCGTCCATTCATGCTTAAGACTAAGTGTATAGTTGATATAGGAAATGGCAACCTAGAGATGAGTGTGGAGGACCAAAAGGTGATCTTCAACTTGTTTGAAGCAATCAAGCATCTAGTGGCAATAAAACCTGCTTCAAAGTGGAAGCAGTTGAGCAAGAGGCTAACCTTGTTGTGCAAAGCCTAA